TGGCGTTCTTCCGCCTCGACGGACTCCGCTTCTCCGGCAGCCACGATCCGCTCGCGGCCCTGCTGCTCTGCGGCGCCGACCGTGCCGACCGCGTCATGGTCGGCGGACAGTGGCGCGTGGTGGACGGCGAGATCCCAGGTCTGGATCTGGAGGACCTCATCCGCCGGCACAGCGCCGCCGCGCGCCGGATCATCTCCGTCTGACGGCACACCCACCTGGTCCCGCACACCGAAGAACCCCCGGGCGTCGTCGACCGGGGGTTCTCAGGGTTCGGGGCGAGTTCGGACTCTGGAGCCAGTGCCTCAGGAACCGGAGGCGGGCTTACGGAAGAAGGGCAGACCCTTGACCCAGCGGTTGGCGGGGCGGCCCTTGGCAGCCTCCGCTTCGCGGGCCCGGCGATAGGCCGGCAGGCAGAAGTCGGGATCGGTGCCGCCGAGCGGCAGGTAGAACTCCTGAGTGCGGGCCTGAGCCGCGAGTTCGTGAATCCGTGTGGTGCTGCTGCGATCCTGCATGATCTACTCCTTACCGTTCGCCCAGGGTCCGCATCGAGCGGACGATCCGTAGCTGATGTTCCGCTTACTTCCGTATTGCGGAAGAACTTTTCTGTTCTACGAAAAGTCTACGGAGGGGCCCCCGGGGCCGTCAAGACCCCCTCCGGGGACGTCATCAACGGCCACTGTCACAATCGCCTCTTTTGAATCAGTCAGAAAATGTGATTTACAACACCGGAAACCCGGGTCTAGGATGAGTCTCAATTCGTGACGCAGATCACGAATACCTGAGAGCAGCAGGCAGGGTCGTAATGAGCTGGCATCCACGGATGTCGGCTCATTTTTTTGTGCCGGGATCCGCCAACAGGCGCCGCACGGCGCACGACACGACAACGGTGGACTGAGCATCCATCAGGAAAGTTGGGACAAGACCATGAGCAACAACATCGTCCTCGGCAAGAACCAGTACGGCAAGGCGGAGAACCGCGTCGTCAAGATCACCCGCGACACGGACCGCCACGAGATCGAGGATCTCAACGTCACCTCGCAGCTCCGCGGCGACTTCACCGCGGCGCACATCGACGGCGACAACGCCCACGTGGTCCCCACCGACACCCAGAAGAACACCGTCTTCGCCTTCGCCCGTGACGGCATCGGCTCCCCCGAGGAATTCCTCATCCGCCTGGCCAACCACTTCACCGGTGAGTTCGAGTGGGTCACGGGCGGCCGCTGGGAAGCCGAGCAGTTCGCCTGGGAGCGCATCCTCGCCGGCGGTGAGGAGCACAACCACTCCTTCGTCCGCAAGGGCCAGGAAGTGCGCAACGCCGTCGTCACCAAGGACGGCGACGACCTTTACGTCATCTCCGGCCTGAACGACCTCACGGTCCTCAAGTCCACCCAGTCCGGCTTCGTGGGCTACCCGAAGGACAAGTACACCACCCTGCAGGAGACCACGGACCGCATCCTGGCCACCGACGTCTCGGCCCGCTGGCGCTACCGCAACGACGCCGTCGCCGAGGGTGGCATCGACTACAACGCCACCTACGAGTCCGTGAAGGCCCTCCTCCTGGAAGGCTTCTCCGAGGAGTACTCCTACGCGCTGCAGCAGACCCTGTTCCAGATGGCGCAGAAGGTCTTCGCGGCACACCCGGAGATCGACGAGCTGCGGTTCTCCACTCCGAACAAGCACCACTTCGTGGTGGACCTGTCCCCGTTCGGTCTCGACAACCCCGGCGAGGTCTTCTTCGCCGCGGACCGCCCGTACGGCCTGATCGAGGCCAACTTCGAGCGCGAGACCATCTCCGACCCGGGCAACGCCTGGGACGGCATCGTCGGCTTCTGCTGATCCCCTGACTCGCCCGGGCTGCGCGCCACCAGCGCCCCTCGTGCCTGCTCTGCACCGAGGCGGCCGCGAGCGCAGCCCGGGTGACACCCCCTCCCGGAGCGCACCCACCCGGCGACCCGGCGTCGTCGTTCCCTTGATCTTGTGACCGTTTCCGGCAATGGCGCCGGAACGCGCCGCACCACCTTCCCAGGCCCCCGGTGCCCCCACCGATGCCGGCCGATCGTCGCAACGCCGCGGCACCCCATCAATCATTAGGCAGACAGGAAGTCTGAAATGAGTGCAACAACCGTCAAACCCACCACCCGGCCGGAGGATGAGCGCCTCTCCCTCGGCAGCACCTTCGCGTACGGATTCCAGCACGTCCTCACCATGTATGGCGGGATCATCGCGCCGCCGCTCGTCATCGGCCAGGCCGCGGGCCTCAAGCCGGACGAGATCGGCGTCCTGATCGCCAGCTGTCTGTTCATGGGCGGCGCGGCGACCCTCCTCCAGACCCTCGGCATCAAGTTCTTCGGCTCGCAGCTCCCGCTGGTGCAGGGCGTGTCCTTCGCGGGCGTCGCCACCATGGGCGCGATCGTCTCCCAGGGCGGCGGTCTCCCGGCCGTGTTCGGCTCGGTGATCGTGGCCTCGATCATCGGGCTCGTGATCGCACCGCTCTTCTCGCAGATCCTGCGCTTCTTCCCGCCGGTGGTGACCGGCACCGTGATCACCACCATCGGCCTCACGCTGATGCCGGTGGCCGCCAACTGGGTCATGGGCGGCAACGCCAAGGCCGACAACTACGGCAGCATGGCCAACGTCGGGCTCGCGGGCCTGACCTTCGTGATCGTCCTGGTCCTCTCCAAGGTCGGCAGCGCCACCATCTCGAGGCTCTCCATCCTGCTGGCCATGGTGATCGGCACGATCATCGCCGTGTTCACGGGCCAGGCCAACTTCTCCAACGTGGGCAACGGACCGATCTTCGCGTTCCCGACCCCGTTCGCCTTCGGCCTGCCGACATTCAACGTGGCCGCCATCATCTCCATGTTCATCGTGATCCTGGTGACGCTGACCGAGACCAGCGCGGACATCATCGCCGTCGGTGAGATCGTCGGCACCAAGGTGGACCGCAAGCGCGTGGCCGATGGTCTCCGTGCGGACATGATCTCCAGCGCCGTCTCCCCGGTGTTCGGTTCCTTCACTCAGAGCGCCTTCGCCCAGAACGTGGGTCTGGTGGCCATCACGGGCATCAAGAGCCGCTTCGTGGTCAGCGCCGGCGGTGTCATCCTGATCGTCCTCGGTCTGCTCCCCGTCATGGGCCGCGTGGTGGGCGCCGTGCCCATGCCGGTCCTCGGCGGCGCGGGCATCGTCCTCTTCGGCACGGTGGCCGCCTCCGGCATCCGCACCCTGTCCACGGTGGACTACAAGGGCAACATGAACCTCATCATCGTGGCGTCCTCGCTGGGCTTCGGTCTGCTGCCGGTGGTCAAGCCGGACATCTACCACGCTTTCCCGGACTGGTTCGTGACCATCTTCCACTCCGGCATCAGCTCGGCCGCCCTCATGGCGATCCTGCTGAACCTCCTGTTCAACTACTTCAAGACCGGCAACTCCAAGAACTCCTCGGTGTTCGTGGCCGGCACGGACCGCGTCCTCACCCCGCAGGACCTCCGCGGCTTGCGGGAGGGTGACCGCTTCGAGAACGGCAAGCT
The nucleotide sequence above comes from Arthrobacter woluwensis. Encoded proteins:
- a CDS encoding nucleobase:cation symporter-2 family protein codes for the protein MSATTVKPTTRPEDERLSLGSTFAYGFQHVLTMYGGIIAPPLVIGQAAGLKPDEIGVLIASCLFMGGAATLLQTLGIKFFGSQLPLVQGVSFAGVATMGAIVSQGGGLPAVFGSVIVASIIGLVIAPLFSQILRFFPPVVTGTVITTIGLTLMPVAANWVMGGNAKADNYGSMANVGLAGLTFVIVLVLSKVGSATISRLSILLAMVIGTIIAVFTGQANFSNVGNGPIFAFPTPFAFGLPTFNVAAIISMFIVILVTLTETSADIIAVGEIVGTKVDRKRVADGLRADMISSAVSPVFGSFTQSAFAQNVGLVAITGIKSRFVVSAGGVILIVLGLLPVMGRVVGAVPMPVLGGAGIVLFGTVAASGIRTLSTVDYKGNMNLIIVASSLGFGLLPVVKPDIYHAFPDWFVTIFHSGISSAALMAILLNLLFNYFKTGNSKNSSVFVAGTDRVLTPQDLRGLREGDRFENGKLIDCDGKEVKVESGGAH
- the pucL gene encoding factor-independent urate hydroxylase, with the protein product MSNNIVLGKNQYGKAENRVVKITRDTDRHEIEDLNVTSQLRGDFTAAHIDGDNAHVVPTDTQKNTVFAFARDGIGSPEEFLIRLANHFTGEFEWVTGGRWEAEQFAWERILAGGEEHNHSFVRKGQEVRNAVVTKDGDDLYVISGLNDLTVLKSTQSGFVGYPKDKYTTLQETTDRILATDVSARWRYRNDAVAEGGIDYNATYESVKALLLEGFSEEYSYALQQTLFQMAQKVFAAHPEIDELRFSTPNKHHFVVDLSPFGLDNPGEVFFAADRPYGLIEANFERETISDPGNAWDGIVGFC